The Nitratidesulfovibrio sp. SRB-5 genome includes a window with the following:
- a CDS encoding tetratricopeptide repeat protein, protein MPQLQSLLRRLPEFRESRMSAAGLALWLNWQGDINPAVPQTLQDYGGMTIAAERDQSLWFFFSADVFLALARLEIWGKFNPLPVAGQVLPARLLLGMKREISLSLENVLTTQELIAPQEFQVWVHPRAREMGTGVPGLSFEKAAALRGMVPAEWTMLRADSRLPYQSTTGWYSVLRPLGNPLDKGFQAGWRSMFGEIEEILKRHKFKYILHESFLIFPLENLRLYRQWCRDLLQRVREVKEQRPDGYWPCVSAIVDRKGLNFNNELPRKVALDWDQLVPDYPHTSFRNAYLLGDGFTIHEVRFSVEHSSMDDWCNVGLADDGQEAGALPVVVSTRAVAGNNPCCFYCGMRNHEVTACPSRKLETLTPSVWRDVALLDFETLNQGFQIIDAQLAGDIGEGVAVLLASEGAEGIMTRAMFDIGSAGQHRMVRRMWLARGKDYPKGLDELAPKDDNPVWGVLESIRHGEPVALERELAQIQIKNPRDYRNRTMLGFVALERGDHLRAASLWKEAETLAPTALQQGWHIFLQARLHEVQGKYQPATQLYRQVVRLCPQWADAEYRQAVCHVKMGFVEQATAQLLTLIGQDPNVFNRVLLDPELERGHLHLLTALHVPWSEAENRVEEEKQGLARLRAELGTWFSEEHPFAVQTDVRVTNLVRMAEIRNFVPFQTVINGRSQLEKDMQLRIGREAKDLKTRFNGFMARLMYIRDEAAWFPFPRILVEFNKNYNMCAASLNWALKTNLQVAETFKRAHAVAEAEEDRLKDLESRLKFLRMVRDSTLFMLLFWRSFLWMEIVGLLLILVAAPLALFYGERAGATWASGLISTQKWQLQKGLILILSVVALGLAALRTTMVFEKKKDKLFTEAREKRKKKKK, encoded by the coding sequence ATGCCCCAGTTGCAATCGTTGCTGCGCCGCCTGCCGGAGTTCCGCGAATCGCGCATGAGCGCCGCGGGCCTTGCCCTGTGGCTGAACTGGCAGGGCGACATCAATCCCGCCGTGCCGCAGACCCTGCAGGACTATGGCGGCATGACCATTGCCGCCGAACGTGACCAGTCGCTGTGGTTCTTCTTTTCGGCGGACGTGTTCCTGGCGCTGGCGCGGCTGGAAATATGGGGCAAGTTCAACCCGTTGCCCGTGGCGGGTCAGGTGTTGCCCGCGCGCCTGCTGCTGGGCATGAAGCGCGAGATTTCCCTGTCGCTGGAAAACGTGCTGACCACGCAGGAACTCATTGCCCCGCAGGAATTCCAGGTGTGGGTGCACCCCCGCGCCCGCGAGATGGGCACCGGCGTGCCGGGGCTGTCCTTCGAGAAGGCGGCGGCCCTGCGCGGCATGGTGCCCGCAGAATGGACCATGCTGCGGGCCGATTCGCGCCTGCCGTACCAGTCAACCACCGGATGGTACTCGGTGCTGCGCCCCCTGGGCAACCCCCTGGACAAGGGATTTCAGGCGGGCTGGCGATCCATGTTCGGCGAGATCGAGGAAATTCTCAAGCGCCACAAGTTCAAGTACATCCTGCACGAATCCTTCCTTATCTTTCCGCTGGAAAACCTGCGCCTGTACCGGCAGTGGTGCCGCGACCTTTTGCAACGCGTGCGCGAGGTGAAGGAACAGCGCCCCGACGGCTACTGGCCGTGCGTCAGCGCCATCGTGGATCGCAAGGGCCTGAACTTCAATAATGAATTGCCCCGCAAGGTCGCCCTGGACTGGGACCAGCTGGTGCCCGACTACCCGCACACCAGTTTTCGCAACGCCTACCTGCTGGGCGATGGATTCACCATCCACGAGGTGCGTTTTTCGGTCGAGCACAGCAGCATGGACGACTGGTGCAACGTGGGCCTTGCCGACGACGGGCAGGAAGCGGGCGCGCTGCCGGTGGTGGTTTCCACCCGCGCGGTGGCGGGCAACAACCCGTGCTGCTTCTACTGCGGCATGCGCAACCACGAGGTCACGGCCTGCCCCAGCCGCAAGCTGGAGACCCTGACCCCCAGCGTGTGGCGCGACGTGGCCCTGCTGGATTTCGAGACCCTGAACCAGGGCTTCCAGATCATCGACGCGCAACTTGCAGGTGACATCGGCGAAGGCGTTGCCGTGCTGCTGGCCTCCGAAGGGGCCGAAGGCATCATGACCCGCGCCATGTTCGACATCGGCAGCGCCGGGCAGCACCGCATGGTACGCCGCATGTGGCTGGCGCGGGGCAAGGACTATCCGAAAGGCCTCGACGAGCTGGCCCCCAAGGACGACAACCCGGTGTGGGGCGTTCTGGAATCCATCCGCCACGGCGAGCCGGTGGCGCTGGAGCGCGAGCTGGCCCAGATCCAGATCAAGAACCCGCGTGACTACCGCAACCGCACCATGCTGGGCTTCGTGGCCCTGGAGCGCGGCGACCACCTGCGCGCCGCCTCGCTGTGGAAGGAAGCGGAAACCCTGGCCCCCACGGCGTTGCAGCAGGGCTGGCACATCTTTCTCCAGGCCCGCCTGCACGAGGTGCAGGGCAAGTACCAGCCCGCCACCCAACTGTACCGGCAGGTGGTGCGGTTGTGTCCGCAGTGGGCCGATGCCGAATACCGGCAGGCGGTGTGCCATGTGAAGATGGGCTTCGTGGAGCAGGCCACGGCACAGTTGCTGACCCTGATCGGCCAGGATCCCAACGTGTTCAACCGGGTGCTGCTGGACCCGGAACTGGAGCGCGGCCACCTGCACCTGCTTACGGCGCTGCACGTGCCGTGGAGCGAGGCGGAGAACCGCGTGGAGGAAGAAAAGCAGGGGCTGGCGCGCCTGCGGGCGGAACTGGGCACGTGGTTCAGCGAGGAACATCCCTTTGCGGTGCAGACCGACGTGCGCGTGACCAATCTGGTGCGCATGGCCGAGATACGCAACTTCGTGCCGTTCCAGACGGTGATCAACGGGCGCTCGCAACTGGAAAAGGACATGCAGTTGCGCATCGGGCGCGAGGCCAAGGACCTGAAGACGCGCTTCAACGGTTTCATGGCCCGGCTAATGTACATTCGCGACGAGGCGGCATGGTTCCCGTTCCCGCGCATCCTTGTGGAATTCAACAAGAACTACAACATGTGCGCCGCCAGCCTGAACTGGGCGCTGAAGACGAACCTGCAGGTGGCGGAAACCTTCAAGCGCGCCCATGCCGTGGCCGAAGCCGAGGAAGATCGGCTGAAGGACCTGGAATCGCGCCTGAAGTTCCTGCGGATGGTGCGCGATTCCACGCTGTTCATGCTGCTGTTCTGGCGCAGCTTCTTGTGGATGGAGATCGTGGGGCTGCTGCTGATCCTGGTGGCGGCGCCGCTGGCCCTGTTCTATGGCGAACGCGCCGGGGCCACGTGGGCCTCGGGCCTCATCAGCACCCAGAAATGGCAGTTGCAGAAGGGGCTGATTCTCATCCTGTCCGTGGTGGCCCTGGGGCTTGCCGCGCTGCGCACCACCATGGTCTTCGAAAAGAAGAAGGACAAGCTGTTCACCGAGGCCCGCGAAAAGCGCAAGAAGAAAAAGAAGTAG
- a CDS encoding Tex family protein → MTALAVAPAAPISAAPAALAAALSLPVSGVSAVMALLDEGATIPFIARYRKEATGSLDEVQVAAVRDALEKARELDKRRAAVLASLEERGLLTPQLAGAVAGASTLTALEDVYLPYRPKRVTRAEKARRRGLAPLAEALRTARPTADALALAAPHVTSHATPEGADPELAVPDVQAALAGARDILAENCAESAPLRGALRDLFVRRAVLRARAVPGKETEGATYADWFGHEERAAAMPSHRLLAMLRGEREGFLSVSVRPDDAEALDTLHRRAGIAAPGTAPRPETAAGQVEAALADAWKRLLAPSLENELRTALRERAEAQAIGVFAANLRELIMAPPLGGRRVLALDPGWRTGSKLVCLDAQGTLLHHEVIHPLTGDAGAERAARTLRDCCARYAMEVVAVGNGTAGRETEAFVRNAGLPAGVDVVLVNETGASVYSASDVARREFPDHDLTVRGAVSIGRRLMDPLAELVKIDPRSLGVGQYQHDVDQAALRRSLDEVVASCVNAVGVDANTASPELLAHVSGIGPVLARNIVAHRAENGPFRSRRDLLKVPRLGPKAFEQAAGFLRVRGDNPLDASAVHPERYALVARMAADLGCALADLLRRDDLRGRIRPEQYVADGVGLPTLGDILAELARPGRDPRPSFTPFRFAEGVHSPDDLEPGMVLPGIVTNVTAFGAFVDIGVHRDGLVHVSQLSDHFVRDPAEVVAPGRTVRVRVLEVDRARGRVSLAMKGVDQQ, encoded by the coding sequence CTGACCGCTCTTGCGGTTGCGCCAGCCGCACCGATCTCCGCAGCTCCGGCTGCCCTGGCCGCCGCGCTGTCCCTGCCGGTATCCGGCGTTTCCGCCGTCATGGCCCTGCTGGACGAAGGGGCCACCATTCCCTTCATCGCCCGTTACCGCAAGGAAGCCACGGGCAGCCTGGACGAGGTGCAGGTGGCCGCCGTGCGCGATGCCCTGGAAAAGGCGCGCGAACTGGACAAGCGGCGGGCGGCGGTGCTGGCATCGCTGGAGGAACGCGGCCTGCTCACCCCGCAACTGGCGGGGGCAGTGGCCGGAGCATCCACCCTCACCGCGCTGGAGGACGTGTACCTGCCCTACCGGCCAAAGCGCGTCACCCGCGCGGAAAAGGCCCGGCGGCGCGGGCTGGCACCGCTGGCGGAAGCCCTGCGCACCGCGCGGCCCACGGCGGACGCCCTTGCGCTTGCCGCGCCCCATGTAACGTCCCATGCCACCCCGGAAGGCGCCGACCCGGAACTGGCCGTGCCCGATGTGCAGGCCGCCCTGGCCGGTGCCCGGGACATCCTGGCCGAAAACTGCGCGGAATCCGCCCCCCTGCGCGGCGCCCTGCGCGACCTGTTCGTGCGGCGCGCCGTGCTGCGCGCCAGGGCCGTGCCCGGCAAGGAGACGGAGGGCGCCACCTACGCCGACTGGTTCGGCCACGAGGAACGCGCCGCCGCCATGCCCTCGCACCGCCTGCTGGCCATGCTGCGCGGCGAGCGCGAAGGCTTTCTTTCCGTATCCGTGCGCCCCGACGACGCCGAGGCCCTGGACACCCTCCACCGCCGGGCGGGCATCGCCGCCCCCGGCACCGCCCCACGGCCCGAAACCGCCGCCGGGCAGGTGGAAGCGGCCCTTGCTGATGCCTGGAAGCGGCTGCTGGCCCCATCGCTGGAAAACGAACTGCGCACCGCCCTGCGCGAGCGGGCAGAGGCGCAGGCCATCGGGGTGTTTGCCGCCAACCTGCGCGAACTTATCATGGCCCCGCCCCTGGGCGGGCGCCGCGTGCTGGCGCTGGACCCCGGCTGGCGCACCGGATCCAAGCTGGTCTGCCTGGACGCGCAAGGCACCCTGCTGCACCACGAGGTCATCCACCCGCTTACGGGCGATGCCGGTGCGGAACGCGCCGCGCGCACCCTGCGCGACTGCTGCGCCAGGTACGCCATGGAGGTGGTGGCCGTGGGCAACGGCACCGCCGGGCGCGAGACGGAAGCCTTCGTGCGCAACGCGGGCCTGCCCGCCGGGGTGGACGTGGTGCTGGTGAACGAAACCGGGGCCTCGGTGTATTCCGCATCCGACGTGGCCCGCCGCGAATTTCCGGACCACGACCTGACCGTGCGCGGGGCCGTTTCCATCGGGCGGCGGCTGATGGACCCGCTGGCGGAACTGGTGAAGATCGACCCGCGTTCGCTGGGCGTTGGCCAGTACCAGCACGACGTGGACCAGGCCGCCCTGCGCCGCTCTCTGGACGAGGTGGTGGCCTCGTGCGTCAACGCAGTCGGGGTGGACGCCAATACCGCCAGCCCGGAACTGCTGGCCCATGTTTCCGGCATCGGCCCGGTGCTGGCGCGCAACATCGTGGCCCACCGGGCGGAAAACGGCCCCTTCCGCAGCCGCAGGGATCTGCTGAAGGTGCCGCGCCTCGGCCCCAAGGCCTTCGAGCAGGCGGCGGGCTTTCTGCGCGTGCGCGGCGACAACCCGCTGGACGCCAGCGCGGTGCACCCGGAACGCTACGCCCTTGTGGCCCGCATGGCGGCGGACCTCGGCTGCGCCCTGGCCGACCTGCTGCGCCGCGACGACCTGCGCGGGCGCATCCGACCCGAACAGTATGTTGCCGACGGCGTGGGCCTGCCCACGCTTGGCGACATACTGGCCGAACTGGCACGACCGGGGCGCGACCCGCGCCCGTCGTTCACCCCCTTCCGCTTCGCCGAAGGGGTGCATTCTCCCGACGACCTGGAGCCGGGCATGGTATTGCCGGGCATCGTCACCAACGTCACCGCCTTCGGGGCATTCGTGGACATAGGCGTGCACCGCGACGGGCTGGTGCATGTCAGCCAGCTGTCCGACCACTTCGTGCGCGACCCGGCGGAAGTGGTGGCCCCGGGGCGTACCGTGCGGGTGCGGGTGCTGGAGGTGGACCGGGCGCGCGGCAGGGTGAGCCTGGCCATGAAGGGCGTGGACCAGCAGTAG
- the tpx gene encoding thiol peroxidase translates to MDRTGIITFRGTPLTLTGTPVAKGDKAPGFSALANDLSPRSLADYAGKVLLISAVPSLDTGVCDMETRRFNQEATRLGADVRILTISCDLPFAQARWCGAAGVDALETLSDHRDLSFGSAYGVVIKELRLLTRAIFVVDRSGTVTYTEIVPEVSHEPNYEAALAAVRAAL, encoded by the coding sequence ATGGATCGTACCGGCATCATCACCTTCAGAGGCACCCCCCTCACCCTCACCGGCACCCCGGTGGCCAAGGGCGACAAGGCCCCCGGCTTCTCCGCACTGGCCAACGACCTGTCCCCGCGCTCCCTGGCCGACTACGCGGGCAAGGTGCTGCTCATCTCTGCCGTGCCCTCGCTGGATACCGGCGTGTGCGACATGGAAACCCGGCGTTTCAACCAGGAAGCCACCCGCCTTGGTGCGGACGTGCGCATCCTGACCATCAGCTGCGACCTGCCGTTCGCCCAGGCCCGCTGGTGCGGCGCCGCTGGCGTGGACGCGCTGGAAACCCTGTCCGACCACCGCGACCTGTCCTTCGGCAGCGCCTACGGCGTGGTCATCAAGGAACTGCGCCTGCTGACCCGCGCCATTTTCGTGGTGGACCGGTCCGGAACGGTCACCTACACCGAAATCGTGCCCGAAGTGAGCCACGAGCCCAACTACGAGGCAGCCCTGGCCGCCGTACGCGCCGCCCTGTAG
- a CDS encoding ammonium transporter, which produces MNAADTAFILVCSALVMFMTPGLALFYGGLVRARNVLSTTMHSFILLGVASIVWAVIGYTLAFGPDIGGVIGGLDFAFLNGVGMEPSESVTNIPHLLFMVFQCMFAVITPALISGAYAERIRFRAMLLFSVLWLVVVYAPMAHWVWGGGWMFGLGALDFAGGAVVHMSSAAAALAAAHVLGRRHGYGREPFVPHNLPMTVLGAGILWFGWFGFNAGSALAANGLAANAFVTTHLCAAAAVISWVAAEWLHTGKPTTLGAASGAVAGLVVITPAAGFVAPMPAIIMGLIGGALCYGGVLMKHVFKYDDALDVVGVHGVGGTFGALATGIFATSAVNTASGLLEGNPSQLWIQFISVVATWLFCYVASRILFHVVDALVGLRADTESEIAGLDVSEHNETGYQL; this is translated from the coding sequence ATGAACGCGGCGGATACCGCCTTCATCCTGGTCTGCTCCGCTCTGGTCATGTTCATGACCCCGGGGCTCGCCCTGTTCTACGGGGGGCTCGTGCGTGCGCGCAACGTGCTGTCCACTACCATGCACAGCTTCATTCTTCTGGGCGTGGCCAGCATCGTCTGGGCGGTCATCGGCTACACGCTGGCGTTCGGCCCCGACATCGGCGGGGTCATCGGCGGGCTTGATTTCGCCTTCCTGAACGGCGTGGGCATGGAACCCAGCGAATCGGTCACCAACATCCCGCACCTTCTGTTCATGGTGTTCCAGTGCATGTTTGCTGTGATCACCCCGGCCCTCATTTCCGGCGCCTACGCCGAACGCATCCGCTTCCGTGCCATGCTGCTGTTCTCGGTGCTGTGGCTGGTGGTGGTGTACGCCCCCATGGCCCACTGGGTGTGGGGTGGCGGCTGGATGTTCGGCCTTGGCGCGCTTGACTTTGCCGGTGGCGCCGTGGTGCACATGAGCTCCGCCGCCGCCGCCCTGGCCGCCGCCCATGTGCTGGGCCGCCGCCATGGTTATGGCCGCGAGCCCTTCGTGCCCCACAACCTGCCCATGACCGTTCTTGGCGCGGGCATCCTGTGGTTCGGCTGGTTCGGCTTCAACGCTGGCAGCGCCCTTGCCGCCAACGGCCTTGCCGCCAACGCCTTCGTCACCACGCACCTGTGCGCTGCTGCCGCCGTCATCAGCTGGGTGGCCGCAGAATGGCTGCACACCGGCAAGCCCACCACCCTTGGTGCCGCTTCCGGCGCCGTGGCCGGCCTTGTGGTCATCACGCCCGCCGCTGGCTTCGTGGCGCCCATGCCCGCCATCATCATGGGCCTCATCGGCGGCGCCCTGTGCTACGGCGGCGTGCTGATGAAGCATGTCTTCAAGTACGACGACGCCCTGGACGTGGTGGGCGTGCACGGCGTGGGCGGCACCTTCGGCGCCCTGGCCACCGGCATCTTCGCCACCAGCGCCGTGAACACCGCCTCCGGCCTGCTCGAAGGCAACCCCTCGCAGCTCTGGATCCAGTTCATCTCCGTGGTCGCCACCTGGCTGTTCTGCTACGTGGCCAGCCGCATCCTCTTCCATGTGGTTGACGCCCTTGTCGGCCTGCGCGCGGATACGGAATCGGAGATCGCGGGCCTCGACGTCAGCGAGCACAACGAGACGGGTTACCAGCTCTAA
- a CDS encoding P-II family nitrogen regulator produces MKKLEIIIRPFKLDEVKETLAGLDVKGMTVTEVKGFGRQRGHKEVYRGAEYQVDFMPKVKIEVVVDDAQVKPLVDAVVKAARTGKVGDGKIFISPVEDVLRIRTGETGVEAI; encoded by the coding sequence ATGAAGAAACTTGAGATCATCATCCGCCCCTTCAAGCTGGACGAGGTCAAGGAAACGCTGGCTGGCCTCGACGTGAAGGGCATGACCGTCACGGAAGTAAAGGGCTTCGGTCGCCAGCGCGGCCACAAGGAAGTGTACCGCGGTGCCGAATACCAGGTGGACTTCATGCCCAAGGTCAAGATCGAAGTCGTCGTCGACGACGCGCAGGTGAAGCCGCTGGTCGATGCGGTGGTCAAGGCCGCTCGCACCGGCAAGGTGGGCGACGGCAAGATCTTCATCTCGCCGGTGGAAGACGTGCTGCGCATCCGTACCGGTGAAACCGGCGTGGAAGCCATCTAG
- a CDS encoding bifunctional uridylyltransferase/uridylyl-removing protein GlnD, translating into MTQAHGPSSSAPAGSSGTPRDAASVLREGRAALLEGLDASLPPTDAAPQENACAARPDAYCRDTAPPFSSMSASRFERAYSRLLDDYFRLRFAELRGGHDKVALVAVGGYGREELCLGSDIDILILCGRSIPPQAIDLAQPLFLPLWDAGYTLGHGFRTIGDCVKLAAKDHKVLASLLDARLITGNEALFREMVDRLNDKVLPRRGASFLSWNDEEHERRRASHGDGAVLLEPNLKEGLGGLRDYHRILWLGRIRNEAGTVEEILAQAGFSASDAALLRESVGFLHDVRNLLHHLSHRKNDQLFLDLQPEIAARLGFRECGNLLAVECFLGRLHRCMSHIKALSAAFRGIPGGPVHPDQPCPEVEGPVVMAGGTLHICLPDPAVVTPGLALSAFVRAAQWPGPDAPAPDWNTRKAMEQALQQALSGKEGALSGPEVGAALMRILGSGKAFPVLGHMDETGLLPAILPAYAEARDRVQFDGFHTYPVGMHTLFVIRQLESLASEDFEPFSGFWRGGCLSVPEGQTGMGEGAARMPAQPSGHDADAARDRLCLLLAALLHDLGKGGADASHHSEVGAEMAMRLLSEWGAPPEIIDDVVFLVLHHLLLIRTAQRRDLNDESVVAQCAGTVGSLRRLNMLYLLTHADSMATGHKAWNRWTASLLYELHGKVANMLRDGQLAGTQTAQAIARTRDMARALVRERQSALHYTLETAGLYLDAMPSRYLLAMPPEDIVRHMSLVYQLNRDVAESRRRLPEDRAERGVVVLEGRPLHGGRDSELWEVLVAARDQSGLFATIAGVLSLHGLNVFGADAYVWSDGTVLDIFHVTAPPDPLYARDFWGKVRGAVHFALTGKLSLDYRLEQARASNALKHKVPSVLLDAVRRPPEVRIDNELSDFHTVVEVFAPDRPALLYDVARVLQALQLDILFAKIATLGNRTSDSFSVRTVYGQKITDEQQMDEVRAALLHVVSQ; encoded by the coding sequence ATGACGCAGGCACACGGGCCATCTTCCTCCGCTCCCGCCGGCAGTTCCGGCACGCCGCGCGATGCCGCATCGGTGCTGCGCGAAGGGCGCGCCGCGCTGCTCGAAGGCCTGGACGCCTCCCTGCCCCCCACGGACGCGGCACCGCAGGAAAATGCCTGCGCGGCCCGACCCGACGCGTACTGCCGCGACACCGCGCCCCCGTTCTCGTCCATGAGCGCGTCGCGTTTCGAGCGGGCCTACAGCCGCCTGCTGGACGACTATTTTCGCCTTCGCTTCGCCGAACTGCGCGGCGGCCACGACAAGGTGGCCCTGGTGGCCGTGGGCGGCTACGGCCGCGAGGAGCTGTGCCTGGGGTCGGACATCGACATCCTGATCCTGTGCGGTCGTTCCATCCCGCCGCAGGCCATCGACCTGGCCCAGCCGCTGTTTCTGCCCCTGTGGGACGCGGGCTACACCCTTGGGCACGGGTTTCGCACCATAGGCGACTGCGTGAAGCTGGCCGCCAAGGATCACAAGGTGCTGGCCAGCCTGCTGGACGCGCGGCTGATTACCGGCAACGAGGCCCTGTTCCGCGAGATGGTGGACCGCCTGAACGACAAGGTGCTGCCGCGCCGGGGGGCCTCGTTCCTGTCATGGAACGACGAGGAGCACGAACGCAGGCGCGCCTCGCACGGCGACGGCGCCGTGCTGCTGGAGCCCAACCTGAAGGAAGGGTTGGGCGGCCTGCGCGACTACCACCGCATCCTGTGGCTGGGCCGCATCCGCAACGAGGCGGGCACGGTGGAGGAAATCCTGGCCCAGGCCGGGTTTTCCGCGTCCGATGCCGCCCTGCTGCGCGAAAGCGTGGGCTTTCTGCACGACGTGCGCAACCTGCTGCACCATCTTTCGCACCGCAAGAACGACCAGCTGTTCCTGGACCTGCAACCGGAAATCGCCGCGCGCCTCGGCTTTCGCGAATGCGGCAACCTGCTGGCCGTGGAATGCTTTCTGGGCCGCCTGCACCGGTGCATGTCGCACATCAAGGCCCTGTCCGCCGCCTTCCGGGGCATCCCCGGCGGGCCGGTGCATCCCGACCAGCCCTGTCCCGAGGTGGAAGGCCCCGTGGTCATGGCGGGCGGCACGCTGCACATCTGCCTGCCCGACCCGGCGGTGGTCACCCCCGGCCTGGCCCTTTCCGCCTTCGTGCGTGCCGCCCAATGGCCCGGTCCCGATGCCCCCGCCCCAGACTGGAATACCCGCAAGGCCATGGAGCAGGCGCTGCAACAGGCCCTGTCCGGCAAGGAGGGCGCCCTGTCCGGGCCCGAGGTGGGCGCGGCGCTGATGCGCATCCTGGGGTCCGGCAAGGCGTTTCCCGTGCTGGGGCACATGGACGAGACGGGTCTTTTGCCCGCCATCCTGCCCGCCTATGCCGAAGCGCGCGACCGGGTGCAGTTCGACGGGTTTCACACCTATCCCGTGGGCATGCACACCCTGTTCGTTATCCGCCAGCTGGAATCGCTGGCAAGTGAAGATTTCGAGCCGTTTTCCGGCTTCTGGCGCGGCGGTTGTCTGAGCGTTCCGGAAGGGCAGACCGGCATGGGCGAAGGCGCCGCCCGCATGCCCGCGCAGCCGTCCGGGCATGACGCGGATGCCGCGCGCGACAGGCTGTGCCTGCTGCTGGCCGCACTGCTGCACGACCTTGGCAAGGGCGGGGCCGACGCCTCGCACCATTCCGAGGTGGGGGCCGAGATGGCCATGCGCCTGTTGTCCGAGTGGGGCGCGCCGCCCGAGATCATCGACGATGTGGTCTTTCTGGTGCTGCACCACCTGCTGCTCATCCGCACCGCCCAGCGCCGCGACCTCAACGATGAATCCGTGGTTGCCCAGTGCGCGGGCACCGTGGGCAGCCTGCGCCGCCTGAACATGCTCTACCTGCTCACCCACGCCGATTCCATGGCCACGGGCCACAAGGCGTGGAACCGCTGGACCGCCAGCCTGCTGTACGAACTGCACGGCAAGGTGGCCAACATGCTGCGCGACGGGCAACTTGCGGGCACGCAGACCGCCCAGGCCATCGCGCGCACGCGCGACATGGCGCGGGCCCTGGTGCGCGAGCGGCAGTCGGCGCTGCACTACACGCTGGAAACGGCGGGGCTGTATCTGGATGCCATGCCCTCGCGCTATCTGCTGGCCATGCCGCCGGAAGACATCGTGCGGCACATGTCGCTGGTCTATCAGCTGAACCGCGACGTGGCCGAATCCCGCCGCCGCCTGCCCGAGGACAGGGCCGAGCGGGGCGTGGTGGTGCTGGAGGGCAGGCCGCTGCACGGCGGGCGCGACAGCGAGCTGTGGGAGGTGCTGGTGGCCGCGCGCGACCAGTCCGGGCTGTTCGCCACCATTGCCGGGGTGCTTTCGCTGCACGGTTTGAACGTGTTCGGGGCCGATGCCTATGTGTGGAGCGACGGCACCGTGCTGGACATCTTTCATGTTACCGCGCCGCCGGACCCGCTGTATGCCAGGGATTTCTGGGGCAAGGTGCGCGGGGCCGTCCATTTCGCGCTGACGGGCAAGCTGTCGCTGGATTACCGGCTGGAGCAGGCCCGCGCGTCCAACGCGCTGAAGCACAAGGTGCCCAGTGTGCTGCTGGATGCGGTGCGTCGTCCGCCAGAGGTGCGCATCGACAACGAGTTGTCGGACTTCCACACCGTGGTGGAGGTGTTTGCGCCGGACCGGCCCGCGCTGCTGTATGATGTCGCCCGGGTGTTGCAGGCGTTGCAGCTGGACATCCTGTTCGCCAAGATCGCCACCTTGGGCAACCGCACGTCGGACAGTTTTTCGGTGCGCACGGTGTACGGCCAGAAGATCACCGACGAGCAGCAGATGGACGAGGTGCGCGCGGCCCTGCTGCACGTGGTGTCGCAGTAG
- a CDS encoding amino acid ABC transporter ATP-binding protein, with amino-acid sequence MTADSVEPIIRISHAWKFFGELTALNDVSLDVMPGEKVVICGPSGSGKSTLLRSINRLETVDKGTIIVDGQDVNSPDNDINKIRQELGMVFQSFNLFPHKTVLQNLTMAPMRLRKTPRAEAESRALELLKKVGISDKANVFPAMLSGGQQQRVAIARALAMNPKIMLFDEPTSALDPEMIGEVLDVMVTLAREGMTMVCVTHEMGFAREVADRIIFMDHGQVLEENAPQDFFGAPKHPRLQKFLNQIL; translated from the coding sequence ATGACCGCCGATAGCGTCGAACCCATCATCCGCATCAGCCACGCCTGGAAGTTCTTCGGCGAGCTGACGGCCCTCAACGACGTCAGCCTTGACGTGATGCCCGGCGAAAAGGTGGTCATCTGCGGTCCGTCCGGCTCGGGCAAGTCCACCCTGCTGCGCTCCATCAACCGGCTGGAAACGGTGGACAAGGGCACCATCATCGTGGACGGGCAGGACGTGAACTCGCCCGACAACGACATCAACAAGATCCGCCAGGAACTGGGCATGGTCTTCCAGAGCTTCAACCTCTTTCCGCACAAGACCGTGCTGCAGAACCTGACCATGGCCCCCATGCGGCTGCGCAAGACCCCGCGCGCCGAGGCGGAAAGCCGGGCGCTGGAACTGCTGAAGAAGGTGGGCATCAGCGACAAGGCCAACGTGTTTCCGGCCATGCTTTCGGGCGGGCAGCAGCAGCGCGTGGCCATTGCCCGCGCCCTGGCCATGAACCCCAAGATCATGCTGTTCGACGAACCCACCAGCGCGCTGGACCCGGAAATGATCGGCGAAGTGCTGGACGTCATGGTCACCCTGGCCCGCGAAGGCATGACCATGGTCTGCGTGACCCACGAAATGGGCTTTGCCCGCGAAGTGGCCGACCGCATCATCTTCATGGACCACGGCCAGGTGCTGGAAGAAAACGCGCCGCAGGATTTCTTCGGCGCGCCCAAGCACCCGCGCCTCCAGAAGTTCCTGAACCAGATTCTGTAG